One region of Gigantopelta aegis isolate Gae_Host chromosome 7, Gae_host_genome, whole genome shotgun sequence genomic DNA includes:
- the LOC121377596 gene encoding putative nuclease HARBI1: MSGDDEKLYVCRKGYHALNIQAVADAKMRFINLNCKFPGSTHDAFVLTSSTVPDIMETLPEGGFLLGDSGYPLKKWLMTPVMNPSTPQEMLYNTSHSKTRAIVERAFGILKSRFRCIHKTGGTLPYVPSKCAKIIETTFRLHNKAIEDKIPLYETGEIINRCHNDVFVNYPQGDGQNMRQTLISRF; the protein is encoded by the exons ATGTCAGGGGATGACGAGAAATTGTATGTTTGTCGTAAGGGATACCATGCCCTCAACATACAAGCAGTTGCTGATGCCAAAATGAG ATTCATAAACTTAAACTGTAAATTTCCGGGTTCAACACATGATGCATTTGTACTAACAAGCTCTACTGTGCCAGACATTATGGAAACTCTACCAGAAGGAGGATTTCTCCTAGGTGATTCTGGCTATCCACTAAAGAAATGGCTGATGACACCAGTAATGAATCCTTCAACACCACAAGAAATGCTGTACAACACATCACACAGCAAGACAAGAGCCATTGTTGAACGTGCTTTCGGCATTCTTAAGTCGAGATTTAG gTGCATCCATAAGACAGGTGGCACTCTGCCTTATGTTCCATCAAAGTGTGCGAAGATTATTGAAACCACATTTCGCTTGCACAACAAAGCAATTGAGGACAAGATACCCCTGTATGAAACTGGAGAAATCATAAACAGGTGCCACAATGATGTCTTTGTGAACTATCCACAAGGAGATGGACAAAATATGAGACAAACATTGATATCTAGATTTTAA
- the LOC121377595 gene encoding uncharacterized protein LOC121377595 translates to MKKTQEAWASITSKINAVTVTCVRTSDEVKKRWQDAQCSVKKKESMRVKESGKTGGGPAPEVLFKPWELIVLRTLSATAIVGIECGVDTGKSEISLQSTVSQELSTSVKQITEGFMEEKNISIHTSRTSLRKDHDTALNTDTHEQRECKRSADQIAEQLLHLKRQKLDNDAAYRQQHLQLQNRIAVSLEKIANALSTSTYSEKEKEVLSVTPIIEF, encoded by the exons atgaaaaaaacccaagaagCATGGGCCAGTATAACGAGCAA aatcaATGCGGTCACAGTAACATGTGTCAGAACCAGTGATGAAGTGAAAAAAAGGTGGCAGGATGCCCAGTGTAGtgttaagaagaaagaaagTATGAGAGTAAAAGAAAGTGGAAAAACTGGTGGGGGACCAGCCCCTGAGGTTCTATTCAAACCTTGGGAACTCATT GTACTTCGGACACTGTCTGCAACTGCCATTGTGGGCATTGAATGTGGAGTGGATACGGGTAAAAGTGAAATATCTTTGCAGTCAACCGTCTCACAAG AACTTTCCACCAGTGTTAAGCAGATTACAGAAGGTTTCATGGAAG aaaaaaacatttccatccacACAAGTCGTACAAGTTTACGCAAGGATCATG ATACGGCATTGAATACTGACACCCATGAGCAGCGTGAGTGTAAAAGAAGTG CTGATCAGATTGCAGAGCAGCTGCTGCATTTGAAACGGCAGAAACTTGACAATGATGCTGCATACAGACAGCAGCACCTACAACTGCAAAATAGAATTGCCGTTTCCCTGGAAAAAATCGCGAATGCCttatcaacatcaacatacagtgagaaagaaaaagaagttttGTCTGTAACACCAATAATTGAgttttaa